The genome window TTTGAATCCTTCCATCGAGCATCCAATGTCGGCACCATTTCTGGTACCGGCCTGGGGCTCGCAATTGTCAAGCGGTCCGTAGACTTGCATGGAGGACAAATAACATTCAACAGCAAGGTTGGAGTTGGCACTAAGTTCACTGTCATGATCCCATTGAAATAATAGGAGCAGAAAATGCAAAGAATTCTTGTCATTGAAGACGAGCCCCTAGTTCGATTAAGTATTCTAGAACTTTTGGAAGCTGAAGACTACGAGGCAATTGGTGCAGAAGATGGTTCCATTGGTGTGGAACGAGCTCGACAATACAACCCGGATCTCATCCTTTGTGATGTGATGATGCCTGAGCTGGATGGCTACGGCGTACTAAGTACATTGCAGCAAGATCAAAAAACTGCCACAATCCCTTTCATTTTTCTGACAGCTAAAGCAGCCAAAACGGACATTCGTGAAGGCATCGAATTGGGAGCTGACAACTACCTAACGAAGCCATTTACTAGAGCTGAGCTGTTAAGTGCAATTACAGCACGTTTGGCTAGCCTAGATCAGCATCCCTATCCTGTAGAATTGATTCCTCAATTTCTAGGTCAGCCCTCAGTTGATTGGATCTATAAGAATCTGATTAGCCCTCAAATTGAGAAAGATTATAGGGGCTGGCATGTGGCTATTGAACCTGAGAGCGGCAAATGCTTCCTAGGGCCTACGCTTGAGTCAGCCCATCAAGCAGCTCGTGTAGCTTTCCCAACTGCAGTATTCTACTATTGCCAAGTCAAAAATACAGCTGTAGAAAGCCTGCAAGAAAAGCGTTGACAGAGCGTGAAAACCACAGGTTAGTTGGTGTTTCTAAGTCCATTGTGTTCATGCATCTCTCTCAGTTGTAGGGAGATGCTTAGCTTTGAAGTAGAAACACCAACTTGAATGCGAAACTTAAATGTGAGTATTATCAAGATTGTCTGCCCTAATCTATTGAGCAAGAAAGCTCACTCTAGGCTCTGGAAGTATCTTCGTATTTGTCTGGATTGGTCATTTGTTTTAGCAATTGGATAGCAATTGAGCTCGGCTATTTGAATCTGGGCGATCTTCAAAGACTGAGGACAAGAGCATCCCGTCCCGCCCTAACCTTACAATTGGGAAGTTCAGTTTTCTAGCTTACCGGTGCTCAGCCTGCCGGTGCCTGCTCGACTTATGACTCTGCCAACCTGGATCACCCTATCGCGACTACTGGGGGTACCCGTCATTCTTTGGGCTTTGAGCCTAGGTACTGAGGAAGGCCGTTGGCTTAGCACTGCTGTTTTTTTGGTGGCAGCTGGCACAGACTGGCTTGATGGTTACCTTGCCCGTCGCCTCAACCAGGTCACTGAGCTAGGGAAGTTTTTAGACCCTTTAGTAGACAAGCTGTTAGTTTTTGCCCCGTTGTTGGTGTTGATCGAACTGGGACAGATCCCTGCTTGGGCCGTATTCTTGATTCTGGCCCGGGAACTCACAGTAGCGGGTTGGCGTGTCTCTGGTAGCAAAGCCATTTCTGGGGCAAACTTGTGGGGCAAACTTAAGACTGTCACTCAAATCCTGGCAATTGCATTGTTGATTGTGCAATCGCCAGGGGGGTTAGAGGCGTTCTGGTTAGCAGTCATCTTGACCCTCGTCTCTGGTGCCATTTACCTCTGGCCCCAACCTGCCTCGGAGCCAGTGGTTGAACCCTAAGCAGCCGTCAAATCGTACTAAAACCTGTTGAGGAACTTTTCTTTTTAGCAACATTCCTTAATAGCTACTAAGATTTTTTGGGAATATGAGTAATAACGCTTAATAAGCGTTGTTTGTTTTTGTTAATACAGGTTAATTGAGACAGTTCTATCCCTTTAGGTTGATGACTTTGAGCCTAAGCCAAAACCCAGGGCAGATATAACGAGGCTTTAATTTGTTTATAACCGTAATTACATTCCTATTAAAGCTGTGCTGAGGGGGCATCGCAAGCATTGCACTTCTAGACTCACATTTTCAAACAAACTTTGAGTAACCCAAGGGAGTTTTCTATGGCTGGTCAAATGTGCTGGCTACCTGTAATGGGGCGAGATGGTGAGAAGATTTTGCATTTGCGAACTAATCCATCTGAGCCTTGGAAACCCTATAGAAGCTGTCCGCAATTCGCTGTACCCGACTATAGTACGCCTAACGGGTCTAAAGGTTGGGCAACCTATCAAAAGCTCATGCGAGCGCAATGGACCTTGCTATCTAGTCCTGCTGAACAACAGGGCCAGAAGACCTTAGAGGCAGCGTTCTCTCGCTAAACTAGTCGTAGTCCGTTCTTCAATTGCTCGAGCAAAAACACCCATATTGAGTGGCTATCTAGTTTAATGTGATAATGATAGCGGCTCCCTTTTTTAAATCGTTTAGCTAGTTAGCCTAACTTAAGTGGCCTTTAGTTAGTCAGACTATTGTTAAACGCCTTGCAATACTTCGAAAACAAGATAGAGGCACCTATGCATGGCACTCTAACTGTAACTCAAATGAGCGCGGTCCTTAAACCTTTATCAAAAGGGTCTTGGCAAATAACAGATAGTATTGAGAAACCGCCTAAATTTAGACAAGCACAAACGGTATGCTTTCTTGGTGGAAGTGGTACAGTTAGGGCCTGCCAACCAGAATCTGGTAGTTGGAGCTATCTGGTTGAGATGGATTTGGGACCGGAGCCTGAAATTGGCAGAATCGGCGATGAAACCACGGTTCTGCTACAGGAAGTGGATATTGAAGGAGTGCTGAGCTAATGACTACGCTCGACTCATCATTCCTCATCCCGCAGCTCGATTTAGCAATTGAACGAGTAGTTAAGGGCAATCATGAGATAGGAGAAAGTGATCCTAAAGCTAGGATTTATTCTTGCTTTGCCCTGTTGCTAGCGACGCTGCCGTTCGCCATGATTCAGATCAATGTTGCGTTAGATCAGAAGGACATCTACAGCTTTTACCTCTGGATTTTCATTGCCTGTATAGTTGCTAGTTTGCCATTACTGGCTGTGGGCTGGGCAGAGAGCCTTGTACCTCCAACTCTGCCGGTACCTGAAAGATTGGCTGATTTAGCAAAAATTGGTTTGGCAAAGCGCTGTGGTCATCAGGGAGACTGGCACTGGCGCGGCTGGAAAATACGCTATACATTCATTCATAATCCTCATAGCCAAGTACCTGTTATTTTGTTGCATGGTTTTGGTGGCTCCATTGGTCACTGGCGACAAAACATTGTGGCTCTATCTAAACATCACAGTGTTTATGCTTTAGACCTACTGGGCTTTGGTGCTTCGGATAAGCCCGACACTCCCTATAGTGTGCAACTTTGGGTTGAACAAGTTCACGCCTTCTGGCAAACCTTCGTACAAGTACCGGCCGTTCTGGTTGGCAACTCTATTGGTTCGCTGGTTAGCTTGAGCGAAGCTGCCGTCCATCCAGAGACTGCCTGTGGTGTAGCCATGATTAGTTTGCCAGACACAACCAGTCACAGAGAGACAGTGCCAGCTATTCTGCGTCCGTTGCTGCAGGGTCTTCAGTTCTGCTTACTGTCACCGCTCCTGCTACAACCATTGTTTCACTTGCTGCGACAACCCTGGATGGTTCGTCGATGGGCTGGGCTAGCCTATGCCTGCCAAGAAGCAGTCACCGACGAACTGCTAGAAATTCTTACTGCTCCCGCTCGGGAGAAGGGCGCCGCTAGAGCTTTCTGCGCCATCCTCAAAGCTATGGTGAGTCCCCAATTCGGACCCTGTATTCAATCCATTTTGAGCAAGCTTCGGGTTCCATCTCTATTGCTATGGGGCCAACAGGATCGCATGATTCCCAAGGCGCTAGCTCAACGATTTGTAGTCTACAACCCAGCCTTGCAGCTAGTTGAGCTAGAAAATGCTGGTCACTGTGCGCACGACGAGTGCCCAGAGCGGGTTAACCAGGAACTCTTGGGCTGGATCCAAACGAGCGTATTACAAGCCACTGCCTAAAATAGTTCCGGTTGTAGAGTAGTTAAGGGGATTTGGGTGCGCAAGTGCTCAAATCCTTGGTAGTAACAACCGGAAAGCCCCTTGCTAACAGCCCTCCTTTTCGATTTAGATGGAACCCTAGCCAACACAGACCCCTTACACCTTAGGACCTGGCAGGAAATTCTGGGACAATACGGCATCACAGTCGATGCTGTATTTTACAAAAAACATATCAGCGGGCGCTTGAATCCGGATATTGTGCGGGATCTGTTGCCCCAACTTTCGTTAGAAGAAGGTTTGCGCTTGGCCGATCGGAAAGAAGCTCGCTTCCGTGAGTTGGGAACTGAATTACAGCCGCTGCCTGGTCTCCTGGAACTGCTGGACTGGGCGAGCCAGCACCAACTATCTCGTGCTCTAGTTACTAATGCTCCGCGTGAGAATGCTCATTTCATGCTTGGGGTTTTAGGCTTGGAGTATGCCTTCACAACTGTTGTTTTGGCAGAGGAGGCAACAGCTGGCAAACCAGACCCTGCGCCCTATCAGCTTGCCCTTAGTCGCTTGGGTATAATGCCAGGGCAGGCTTTGGCTTTTGAAGATTCTCAAGCTGGGATTCGTGCAGCAGTGGCTGCTGATATTGCAACTGTTGGCATTGCCTCAACTCATGAGCCTCAGGTCTTGCAAAAGGCTGGAGCAATGCAGGTCATTCCAGATTTCACAGACCCAAAGCTCGTTGAAATCTTTGCTGCGCTTGGCCTTGAAATCACCGCTGGAACCAATAGTCTATAACATCACAAACGGGTTGATAGCCAATAGTTTGATAGATGTGATTCGAAGTTGGATTTGCTAAATCAGCAAATAAGAAACAGTGACGCCGACCTGAATCTAGTAAGAATTGACTTAGAGCAGCAACACAGGAGCTCGCGTAACCTTGGCGTCGGTGCTCAGGTGGAGTGTAGACCAAATTAATTGTTGCTCCATTAGGGGTTGTGAAACCCTTGCTCGCCATTGAAACGGGCACTTCATTCTGCCAGAGCCAAATTGATTGGTTCTTCAAGCCTCTATCGACAAGCTGTTTAATTTGTGGCGAAATCGGCTCATTTAGCACCTCAAAAAGGGTTTTGCACCAATTGAGCAATAGATCCCGATCAGCTTCGGTCGCGCAACGCAAATAGCCTGGAACTTTGGTGATTGGCTGGACTTGATCTAGTTGATAAATGCGCAATCGCTCGCCTTGTTCAGGGATCTGTCCTGTAAGGCTTTGCCAGGCAGAAGCAAAGGTCTGTGCTTCCTGATTGGGACCATGGACTGCAGGAAGTTGTACGAATCGCTTGAGCAAATCTTGAGCAATCAGTGACAAGGCTTCAGCGTTAAGTGCTCGCGAAACCACTAGCTTGTTGGGCGGTGTACGTAACGCAACAGCTAAAATTTGCCCTTGGGCTTCAACCAGGGCTAAATAGGGTAATTCTGTAAAACGTTCAGGCTGCTGTATCAGGAGGCCTGTAAGACCAAGAATCAGGTTGTGATGTGCTTCGTCTTGCAGTAAATAGTCCTTCGTCACTGCACAAAATTGACTGACGTCATCAAAATGCACAACTTGCACTGGGTCACTCCTACCGCACTCTCCACTCCAGCCGCTGCAAGGCAGCTTCAACTTTGTAAGTCGACTAAAAATCGGCCATGTTAGTCATCGTATTCGTCATCGTACTCAATGGGGAAAGTGCTACAGGATTATGACAGCCGCTCCTCGAATCCTAAAATCCGTCCGCTTAGCTTGGCTAGAAGGCATTCGCGGCTTCGCGGTCATCTTGATCCTGCTGTATCACTCTCAACTGCTGTTCACAGACTATGCCTTCACGCCCAAACCGACAGGTCTATCTGACAACCTAGAGCAGCTGCGCATGGCCTCAGATTATTTAGGAGCAGGTTTCCACGCTTGGCTGAGTATTCCAGGCTGGTTCGGTTTTCAGTTTGTTGATGTTTTTGTGTTGATCAGTGGTTTCAGCCTCGCGCTTTCGCTCCAGACGAAGCCCCTGCCGCCCATTGCCTTTCTCAAGCAACGCCTTATGCGTTTGCTCCGGCCGTTCTGGACCGTGGCTTGGCTTGCCTATCCAATTCTGTGGCTGATTGGCACTCTCACCAATAGCTATAGCCCAGATGCCTGGCACAGCTTTGCAGGCATTACTTTTCCATTGAGCACAGATTATCGGGGTAGCTTGCTGCTGCCAACTAGTGGCTCTTGGTGGTTTATGCCTCTAATCTTTAGCTTTACCCTCTTGTTTCCCTGGCTCTGGAAGTTGCTACACCGTTGGGGACTCTATAACTTGCTACTGGCCAGCACACTACTCACTCTGGCCTATCGGTTGCTAGCAGTTTACTGCTTGGGTGGGCACCCTACTTACGTACTCATAGACACGCCTGCTGCTGAACAACCTTTTCAACTCTTTCTCGCTAAACTCAGCACCTTTGTCTTGAGCATGACAGTTGCCCATCGCTACTGCCAGGGTAAGGGACCACTCTTCTGGAGCCAACCTCAGGCTTTTGTCGTCGGGTTGGTGCTATATAGTTTGGGCTTTGTCGGTCAGTTTTCTCGGCTAGGTTGGGTCGTTGCCGAGTTATTACTACCCCTCGGTCTAACTTTGTTGTGTATGGTGGTCACCCGCCTGTTATGTAAATGGTCCCCTCTACAACACTTCATGCGTTGGCTAGGGGGACACAGCTATAGTTATTTCTTAATCCACAACTTTGTAGTAGACCGTACGCTGAACCTAGTTGTCCGTGGTGAACTGGAACTGTACTACCAACTGCTACCTGTAATGGTGCTGGTAACCCTTGCTCTTGCAGTTCTAGCTGATAGGCTGAAGCCGCTGCTGAAGCGCTCCTCAGTCACCCTGATTCGTCACATTGACAACTATTTTAGTCGTTCCGAAAGCAGCCACTTAGCTTCTAAAACCAGCGACTTTTAAGATTTGCGATAGCAGTCTGCTGATCAGTGAAATGAGGAATTACCTCGCTGAGTCCATCTAGATGAAGCGCTAACTGCACCTCAGTACTAGCTCCAAATAGAGTTAAGCTCCCAGCTTGGAGACAGTATTTTTGAAACACAGAGGCAAGTGCCCTCAGGACAGAACCGTCAACTGAATGAACCCGGCTACAGTCTAGAAGTAGGTGGCTGTAGCCCCAGTCAATTCTACGCAGCAATGTTTGGCAAATCTCTAAACCAGTAGAGCCATCTATACAAGTAGGCAACGGAACAACCACAACATCAATACTGCCGATGTGCTCTACTTGAATTACAGTTGCTGAAGACATAACACTGAGTGCTCATTCATCTGCTGCTATATTGGGCGCTTTAGGAGCTAGAATCTTCAGTGTTTTCAACCAAACAACGACAAGCGACACTCTGTAAGTACGGATAATAAGGATCAACTCTCGATGCCACCATACGTATAAAATTACAAACTTAAAACAAATAGAAATTTGTATCTTCATCCGGATTTTAAAAACATGATTTTCTCAAATCTATTTGAGAGGCAGATATTCTGCTGCCGTTCCAGTGTCATCTGATGCGGTGGGCTTGCAGAGATGGCTGACCTTGGCTCCCGCCTGCCATTTTCGTACTCTCCCTGAAAAGGCTCTTTAGTGAGCGGCAAGGTATCGACCGAGGTGAGGTATGGCTCACCTCGTCCTTTTTGCGGCCAGTTTTTCTAAACTAGAGATATGCAACGCCCTCTGTGGATCACTGGCCCCAGCCGCAGCGGCAAGACAGACCGATTGGTTCAGTTTTTTCAGGACCAGCGGCTCTCGTTAACCGCGCGCCAGAGCATCTTGGCCCTCGCGGCTCATCGAGAAAGTCGGCTCAACCTAGCAGAACGGTTGACAACTGCTACTGACGGACAAGTCACGGTTGCCGACCATACGCCTGTTGGTTTCTTTCAGGCTGAGGTGGTTCTGTTTTGGCCTCTGCTGGTGCAAAAGCTAGATCTCAAGGCCCAGTTTCCGCTCCCCCTGCATCCTGAAAATGAGCAAGAGCTGGCAACTAGAGTTTGGGCCAAAGGCTTGGTAGCGCAAGGACCCTTGCGTTTGCCAAACCTGAGTGTAGAGCGTTGTGTTGAACGCCTATTAAGCCTGCTGCAACTGTCGGCCTTTGCGGCAGTGCCCTTGGCCGACAGCGCGTCGATTCTGGCAACTGGCACCGCAGGGCAAGCGGACTTGTCACCAGAACTATGGGAGCGGGTAGCTCGGGCGCTCGGTCAGTGGCGGGACTGGTGCTTAGCTCGTGGCCTGCTCACCAACGGCATTGCCACTGAATTGTATTGGCAATATTTGTTGCCTGACGCTAGTTACCAGCAGCAACTGCTTCGCCGCTACCCTGTGGTTCTAGCCGACGACGTCGACAACTACCCGGCTGTGGCTCGCCAGCTATTTGAGATCATGCTGGAGGGGCGGAGCCGTGCGGCCTTCAGCTTTAATGTCCATGGTGCAGTGCGCTTGGGCTTAGGCGCAGATCCAGAGTATTTGAGTGACCTGGCAAGCCGTTGTAATGTTGAGCGTTTAGGCGCCTCGCCAGACCTCTCTCTGTCGGTGGACTTCGGGCCAACCGTCGATTTGATGGTGAGTGATCCCACTGCACCTCTGTCTTTATTACCGGCCCAGTTTCAAACTATTCAAACCCTCTCACGCTCGACGATGCTGCGCCAGACAGCGGAATGTATCGTGCAAGCTGTACAAGCAGGTGTAGTGCAGCCGCGAGAGATCGCCATTCTCGGCCCCGGTATTGATGCCATTGGCCGATACGTTCTCACTGAAATTTTGACCCGGGCGGGTATTTCAGTAGAAGTTCTGCATGACCACCGACCGCTCAGCCACTTTGCTCCTGTGCGGGCACTATTAACGCTGTGTGCTTTGGTTTACCCTGGCCTGGCTCATCTGGTTGATCGCGATGATGTCGCTCAGATGTTAGTGGCCTTAAGCCAACAGCCCAAACAGCCGCATCTGCTCTCGCTCGAACCTGTGATTGATCCGGTGCGTGCTGGTTTACTGGCCGATCACTGTTTTGATCCGCAGCCAGCGCAGCCTCATCTACTGCTCAGCCAAGCTTACGAACGCTGGGATCGTTTGGGCTACCAGGTTTGCGACTTCTACGATCCCCTCGTGCAGTGGTTAGACAGCCAGCGGCAACAACAACAGGAGCATTTGTTAGGTAATCCGCCGGTTCTGCTGGACCGGGCGATTCAACGCTTTCTAGAGCCAACTCGTTTGCCCCTAGAATATAGAACGCTGCTGCGCAAATTTATGGAAACGTCAAGCCACTATTGGCAAGTCGAAGCGCGTTTGAGCCAGGTGGAACCAGAAGCTCAAGCTACTCATAAGCCCCTGGAAGACTTTATTCAACTCATCCGCAGTGGAGCCATTACTGCAACTCCCTTTCCGGTGCAGCCTTTACAAGCTCAGGCTGAGGGAGCCGTTACTCTAGCCGCAGTCTTTCAGTATCGAGCAGCTCAACCCTTACATCGCTGGCAGTTCTGGCTAGATTGCGGCTCGCAGTATTGGGGTGATGGCGGGGCTGCTGTGCTATTTGGCTACGGTTTATTTCAAAAGCATTGGGACGGGCAACCTTGGACTCCAGCCGATACGGAACAGGCTGAGCAGGCTCGGTTGCAACGCACCCTTCAGGATTTACTCGGTCGTACGACCGAGCGAGTTTATCTATGCCACAGTGATTTATCCACTAGTGGCCAAGAACAATTTGGGCCTCTGACCCCACTTGTTGATGCAGTAGCTCCTGTAGAGATGAGTGTTTTATAATACAAGTAGGTGTATTTTTAATTACTCTGTCTTGTCGTGTAGATAGGTTCTATTGCTGCTTATAAAAAAGCAAGCGATAAAGAATTAAATCACAAGCTCTTGTAGCTTTAATCACACGGCAGACTAGTTTTGTTGTGGTTGCCTTTTCTAGACCTTCACCACAACTTCATAAAGCTCCGACAAAGGCTGTAGAAGCTGGTAGCAATCAAAGCTTTACTGACTAACCTTTCTCAAGATTTAGAGCAAAAACCAGAAAGTATATTGTTTTGGTAAAGAGCGTTAAAAGAACTAGAGCAGGCAGATATAAACAAAGGCAACTCGATACAAACAAGAATCACTCCCAGAAGTGATTTAAACGTTCTAAAACTAGCTACCCCAGTGATGACTCAAGCTATTTACCCCTAAGGCTATGAGAAGGGGAAGGAGATAATCTGAAGTCATGGTTTGCCTCTAGCTACCTCATTTTTTCTTCTCAGCGCTATCGCCAAAATTCGACGACGCTGTTCAGGTTATTACAACGAAGCATGATGAGAACTACCGATTCTGTAGCTCCGGAGTCTTTTGCTGTGCAAAATTCTTCGACTCTGGTTGAGCTACTACGCTGGCGAGCTATCCAACAACCCAATCAACGCGCTTATACCTTCCTGGTTGATGGCAAGACAGAAGGCCCAACCTTGACTTATGCCGAGTTGGACCAGCGAGCTAGGGCGATTGCGGCACTACTTCAA of Leptolyngbya sp. FACHB-261 contains these proteins:
- a CDS encoding GNAT family N-acetyltransferase, with the translated sequence MQVVHFDDVSQFCAVTKDYLLQDEAHHNLILGLTGLLIQQPERFTELPYLALVEAQGQILAVALRTPPNKLVVSRALNAEALSLIAQDLLKRFVQLPAVHGPNQEAQTFASAWQSLTGQIPEQGERLRIYQLDQVQPITKVPGYLRCATEADRDLLLNWCKTLFEVLNEPISPQIKQLVDRGLKNQSIWLWQNEVPVSMASKGFTTPNGATINLVYTPPEHRRQGYASSCVAALSQFLLDSGRRHCFLFADLANPTSNHIYQTIGYQPVCDVIDYWFQR
- a CDS encoding recombinase family protein, with amino-acid sequence MQRPLWITGPSRSGKTDRLVQFFQDQRLSLTARQSILALAAHRESRLNLAERLTTATDGQVTVADHTPVGFFQAEVVLFWPLLVQKLDLKAQFPLPLHPENEQELATRVWAKGLVAQGPLRLPNLSVERCVERLLSLLQLSAFAAVPLADSASILATGTAGQADLSPELWERVARALGQWRDWCLARGLLTNGIATELYWQYLLPDASYQQQLLRRYPVVLADDVDNYPAVARQLFEIMLEGRSRAAFSFNVHGAVRLGLGADPEYLSDLASRCNVERLGASPDLSLSVDFGPTVDLMVSDPTAPLSLLPAQFQTIQTLSRSTMLRQTAECIVQAVQAGVVQPREIAILGPGIDAIGRYVLTEILTRAGISVEVLHDHRPLSHFAPVRALLTLCALVYPGLAHLVDRDDVAQMLVALSQQPKQPHLLSLEPVIDPVRAGLLADHCFDPQPAQPHLLLSQAYERWDRLGYQVCDFYDPLVQWLDSQRQQQQEHLLGNPPVLLDRAIQRFLEPTRLPLEYRTLLRKFMETSSHYWQVEARLSQVEPEAQATHKPLEDFIQLIRSGAITATPFPVQPLQAQAEGAVTLAAVFQYRAAQPLHRWQFWLDCGSQYWGDGGAAVLFGYGLFQKHWDGQPWTPADTEQAEQARLQRTLQDLLGRTTERVYLCHSDLSTSGQEQFGPLTPLVDAVAPVEMSVL
- a CDS encoding HAD family phosphatase — encoded protein: MLTALLFDLDGTLANTDPLHLRTWQEILGQYGITVDAVFYKKHISGRLNPDIVRDLLPQLSLEEGLRLADRKEARFRELGTELQPLPGLLELLDWASQHQLSRALVTNAPRENAHFMLGVLGLEYAFTTVVLAEEATAGKPDPAPYQLALSRLGIMPGQALAFEDSQAGIRAAVAADIATVGIASTHEPQVLQKAGAMQVIPDFTDPKLVEIFAALGLEITAGTNSL
- a CDS encoding alpha/beta fold hydrolase, translated to MTTLDSSFLIPQLDLAIERVVKGNHEIGESDPKARIYSCFALLLATLPFAMIQINVALDQKDIYSFYLWIFIACIVASLPLLAVGWAESLVPPTLPVPERLADLAKIGLAKRCGHQGDWHWRGWKIRYTFIHNPHSQVPVILLHGFGGSIGHWRQNIVALSKHHSVYALDLLGFGASDKPDTPYSVQLWVEQVHAFWQTFVQVPAVLVGNSIGSLVSLSEAAVHPETACGVAMISLPDTTSHRETVPAILRPLLQGLQFCLLSPLLLQPLFHLLRQPWMVRRWAGLAYACQEAVTDELLEILTAPAREKGAARAFCAILKAMVSPQFGPCIQSILSKLRVPSLLLWGQQDRMIPKALAQRFVVYNPALQLVELENAGHCAHDECPERVNQELLGWIQTSVLQATA
- a CDS encoding response regulator transcription factor gives rise to the protein MQRILVIEDEPLVRLSILELLEAEDYEAIGAEDGSIGVERARQYNPDLILCDVMMPELDGYGVLSTLQQDQKTATIPFIFLTAKAAKTDIREGIELGADNYLTKPFTRAELLSAITARLASLDQHPYPVELIPQFLGQPSVDWIYKNLISPQIEKDYRGWHVAIEPESGKCFLGPTLESAHQAARVAFPTAVFYYCQVKNTAVESLQEKR
- a CDS encoding STAS domain-containing protein encodes the protein MSSATVIQVEHIGSIDVVVVPLPTCIDGSTGLEICQTLLRRIDWGYSHLLLDCSRVHSVDGSVLRALASVFQKYCLQAGSLTLFGASTEVQLALHLDGLSEVIPHFTDQQTAIANLKSRWF
- a CDS encoding acyltransferase; this encodes MTAAPRILKSVRLAWLEGIRGFAVILILLYHSQLLFTDYAFTPKPTGLSDNLEQLRMASDYLGAGFHAWLSIPGWFGFQFVDVFVLISGFSLALSLQTKPLPPIAFLKQRLMRLLRPFWTVAWLAYPILWLIGTLTNSYSPDAWHSFAGITFPLSTDYRGSLLLPTSGSWWFMPLIFSFTLLFPWLWKLLHRWGLYNLLLASTLLTLAYRLLAVYCLGGHPTYVLIDTPAAEQPFQLFLAKLSTFVLSMTVAHRYCQGKGPLFWSQPQAFVVGLVLYSLGFVGQFSRLGWVVAELLLPLGLTLLCMVVTRLLCKWSPLQHFMRWLGGHSYSYFLIHNFVVDRTLNLVVRGELELYYQLLPVMVLVTLALAVLADRLKPLLKRSSVTLIRHIDNYFSRSESSHLASKTSDF
- the pgsA gene encoding CDP-diacylglycerol--glycerol-3-phosphate 3-phosphatidyltransferase — encoded protein: MTLPTWITLSRLLGVPVILWALSLGTEEGRWLSTAVFLVAAGTDWLDGYLARRLNQVTELGKFLDPLVDKLLVFAPLLVLIELGQIPAWAVFLILARELTVAGWRVSGSKAISGANLWGKLKTVTQILAIALLIVQSPGGLEAFWLAVILTLVSGAIYLWPQPASEPVVEP